Proteins from a genomic interval of Sphingobacterium sp. SYP-B4668:
- a CDS encoding sialidase family protein has translation MKNAIMKNMLVSIVVSAVLLSCQESLFNNNVDLKTMATLYDGAPRIKTFSIQTLNDSTTRLRIEVEGLNTNLGSFYVRQNPPVTGGILPHFYLNPNGYRYLYGDSLPTKDLNLEDNGVRDEDSTTNIFSYTFDPRTFVDTATYYFQTGWHNRPQTGPYVHDSRFFSLVGGKVDTLVSANIDDVQHRIVYKIDGIYAAFPSLSVFNDSLLATSFSTRVNRSHIDPEGGSKTLVSYDNGISWVAPTTTIFDDTWKTTGTNLVVPDVQGWIYVSDTLRDSLIAEKRIINDVKPGTIAYIGGTVIKRSSNTGTSWTSTALPLPTDCSGLYNHHTKASYIVTSSGTRLRMVYGRRKVNFNNNAKDETYLMRSTDNGTTWATFPMLSTGVSGLEVQGFNESSIVQAANGKIIALMRSVPEGYLWKSESSDDGLTWSNPVKTTMWGFPPHVIKLRDGRLLSAYGYRRAPMGVRAATSSDNGSTWDTVNEMVIRNDGLGNIGDLGYPLIRELSDGSIFCIYYLTTDGNNTHIATTHFRIP, from the coding sequence ATGAAAAATGCAATAATGAAGAATATGTTGGTGTCCATAGTGGTTTCAGCAGTTCTGCTTTCTTGTCAAGAGAGTTTATTTAATAATAATGTTGACCTCAAAACTATGGCAACCCTTTATGATGGGGCTCCTCGTATTAAGACGTTCAGTATTCAAACGCTCAATGATTCAACAACACGCCTAAGAATTGAAGTGGAGGGGTTGAATACCAATTTAGGGTCTTTTTATGTGCGACAGAATCCACCGGTCACCGGAGGTATTTTACCACACTTCTATTTAAATCCCAATGGCTATCGATATCTTTACGGCGACTCCCTGCCTACAAAAGATTTGAATCTTGAAGACAACGGTGTCCGTGACGAGGATAGCACGACCAATATTTTTAGTTATACGTTCGACCCTCGAACCTTTGTAGATACGGCTACCTATTATTTTCAGACAGGCTGGCACAATAGGCCGCAGACTGGACCCTATGTGCATGACTCTCGTTTTTTCTCGCTCGTGGGTGGCAAAGTGGATACCTTGGTCTCTGCCAATATCGACGATGTCCAACATCGAATTGTCTACAAAATCGATGGCATTTATGCTGCATTTCCGAGTTTATCGGTCTTCAATGACAGTCTTCTGGCGACCTCTTTTTCCACGCGGGTCAACCGTAGCCATATCGATCCTGAAGGAGGATCGAAGACGTTGGTTTCCTATGATAATGGTATTTCTTGGGTGGCCCCCACTACGACCATTTTTGATGATACTTGGAAGACTACTGGCACCAATTTAGTTGTGCCTGATGTACAGGGATGGATCTATGTTTCCGATACATTACGGGATTCCCTTATCGCTGAGAAACGAATTATCAACGATGTCAAGCCAGGTACCATTGCCTACATTGGGGGCACGGTCATCAAGCGCTCTAGTAACACGGGCACGAGTTGGACCAGTACCGCTCTACCTTTACCTACGGATTGTTCGGGGCTTTACAATCACCATACCAAAGCGAGTTATATTGTCACCTCCTCAGGGACGAGACTTCGCATGGTGTATGGTCGGAGAAAAGTCAATTTCAACAACAATGCAAAAGACGAAACCTATTTGATGCGTTCAACGGACAATGGAACTACTTGGGCTACATTTCCTATGCTCTCCACCGGTGTCTCCGGATTAGAGGTACAAGGGTTCAACGAGTCTTCGATTGTGCAGGCCGCCAATGGTAAAATTATAGCTTTAATGCGTTCCGTTCCAGAAGGGTACCTGTGGAAATCAGAGTCTAGTGATGACGGGCTTACTTGGTCAAACCCCGTCAAGACTACTATGTGGGGATTTCCTCCCCATGTGATTAAACTTCGAGATGGACGGTTGCTGAGTGCATATGGTTATAGACGCGCTCCAATGGGTGTGCGTGCCGCTACAAGTTCGGACAATGGAAGCACTTGGGACACCGTCAATGAGATGGTCATTCGAAATGATGGTCTTGGTAATATCGGAGATTTGGGGTATCCCCTGATTCGAGAGTTATCGGATGGATCTATATTCTGTATCTATTATTTAACGACAGATGGAAACAATACACATATTGCGACTACCCATTTTAGAATACCCTGA
- a CDS encoding GDSL-type esterase/lipase family protein, which produces MHMNLFVKSIFFILLPVHLFAQEPDSLRRPDIYLSQVDMHKIMPMDSSSIVFLGNSITFWGNWSERFLRNGHVKNRGIPGDNTFGVLDRLEDILPHKPRLIFLMIGINDLAQGFSDPVILSNLSKIVKQVRMESPGTKLVLQSILPVNPSFGKLPNHEKYAEHIPLINLEISSIAKDMNCDYFDLYRYFSDERGHLKKQLTWDGVHLTEEGYQIWQDILIKKHYF; this is translated from the coding sequence ATGCACATGAATCTCTTTGTAAAATCGATTTTTTTTATTCTCTTACCTGTTCATTTGTTTGCACAAGAGCCGGATAGTTTGCGCAGACCTGATATCTATTTGTCCCAGGTTGATATGCACAAAATCATGCCTATGGACAGCAGTAGTATTGTCTTCTTGGGTAATAGCATCACTTTTTGGGGCAATTGGTCTGAAAGATTCTTGCGAAATGGTCACGTAAAGAATAGAGGAATTCCCGGGGATAACACCTTTGGTGTTTTGGATAGATTGGAGGATATTCTCCCCCACAAGCCTAGGCTCATCTTTTTGATGATTGGGATCAATGATTTGGCACAGGGCTTTTCGGATCCCGTGATTCTATCCAATTTATCTAAAATTGTAAAGCAAGTACGTATGGAAAGTCCCGGTACCAAGTTAGTACTACAAAGTATATTACCTGTCAATCCTTCTTTTGGAAAACTTCCCAACCATGAAAAGTACGCCGAGCACATTCCACTGATAAATCTAGAGATAAGTTCGATTGCCAAAGACATGAATTGCGATTACTTTGACTTGTATCGATATTTTTCGGATGAGCGAGGTCACTTGAAAAAGCAGCTCACTTGGGATGGGGTACATTTAACAGAAGAAGGATATCAGATTTGGCAAGATATTCTAATCAAAAAGCACTATTTTTAA